In Carya illinoinensis cultivar Pawnee chromosome 7, C.illinoinensisPawnee_v1, whole genome shotgun sequence, the following are encoded in one genomic region:
- the LOC122314733 gene encoding uncharacterized protein LOC122314733 — MGTKVEYTINLLAASPNSSSFTVRCVDYWDSLRNSRLIKGNCSQTGLDNFEDSMDKKLEKQPSIEPIKRTMQMHEDVFKHQVSELHRLYRVQKMLMEELKKEPKQDRHRSSTTNSDINHSHFINPCHPTTRTTCGLNFSLQRLRDDPSSRERSGSCSGETVRMPRDFDLERPAEEDISTGISAVDEDQAEPSSQRPNRIDKMSIDGSDEDCKVELTLSIGGILGTKTSKSDLPEIGFRQPSHKKVRHLDSSASFKSDRAEDCCDPTTPMSSSSATFDQERERPHWLFQGLKLK; from the exons ATGGGGACTAAAGTTGAATACACCATCAATCTCTTAGCAGCCTCACCAAACAGCAGCAGCTTTACTGTGCGTTGTGTGGATTACTGGGATAGTTTGCGGAATAGTCGACTGATCAAGGGGAACTGCTCCCAGACCGGACTGGACAACTTTGAGGATTCCATGGACAAGAAGCTTGAAAAGCAGCCCAGCATAGAACCCATCAAAAGGACAATGCAGATGCACGAAGATGTCTTTAAACACCAG GTAAGTGAACTTCATAGGCTCTATAGAGTGCAAAAGATGCTAATGGAAGAGCTGAAAAAGGAACCCAAGCAAGACAGACATCGGAGTTCCACGACTAACTCAGATATAAATCACTCTCACTTCATTAACCCCTGCCATCCAACGACACGAACCACTTGTGGATTGAACTTCAGTCTTCAGAGATTGAGAGATGATCCAAGCTCAAGGGAGCGGAGTGGCAGTTGCTCTGGAGAGACTGTGAGAATGCCAAGGGATTTTGATCTTGAAAGGCCTGCCGAGGAAGACATCTCAACAGGAATCAGTGCCGTTGATGAAGACCAAGCAGAGCCAAGCTCCCAGAGGCCCAACAGAATTGACAAGATGAGCATTGATGGGTCTGATGAAGATTGCAAAGTGGAGCTGACATTAAGCATTGGTGGCATCTTGGGCACGAAGACTTCGAAATCCGACCTACCTGAAATAGGATTTAGGCAGCCATCCCATAAGAAAGTTAGGCACCTTGATTCATCTGCCTCTTTTAAATCTGATCGAGCAGAGGATTGCTGTGACCCCACCACCCCCATGAGCAGCTCAAGTGCAACATTCGATCAGGAAAGAGAGCGGCCACATTGGCTTTTCCAAGGTTTAAAGCTTAAATAG